The following nucleotide sequence is from Streptomyces sp. NBC_00239.
GCGGTGCTGGGCCGGGTGAACCTCGTGGACGCCGAGGCCGGCAGTGCCGAACTCGGTTACCGCATCGCCGAACGCGCCACCGGCCGCGGCCTGGCGACCGCCGCCGTGGAGGCCGTCAGCCGCCTCGCCCGCACCGCGTACGGGCTGTCCGAGCTGACGGCGGTCACCACCACCGACAACCGCGCCTCCGATGCCGTCCTGCGGCGCACCGGCTTCCGGCCGGTCGGTCCGGTCGACCTGGGAGGGCTGCCGGGCACCCGCTACGTGCGGTCGCTCGGCCCGCGGGACGGTTCTCCGACACAGCATGCGGACGCGGAACTTCAGCTTCCGGGCGTCGAGCATTAGATGATCTTAACGTCGGGTGCACGCGAGTCCGCTGGTCTGCCCGCGGGAGAAGGACTTTGATGGCATGTGACGTCGGGTCGTTCCCGGTCCGGCAGATCTGACTCGTTCGAGATCAGGGGGAGTACAGATGGACACCGACCGCAACGCGAAGGACCCCGCTCCCACCCTCATCGGTTCCGTGCAGCGCGCCCTGCGCCTCGTGGAGGCACTGCACGCCGAAGGCGCCACCACCGCCAAGCGGCTGTCCCGGCTCACCGGGATCCCGCTGCCCACCACCTACCACCTGTTGCGCACCCTCAGCCACGAGGGATACGTCCGGCGCGAGGACGGCGCGTTCGTCCTCGCCGAGGGGCTACCGCTCGCCTCCTGAGCCGAGTCCGAAGCCGGGTCTGAAGCCGAGTCCGAAGCCGAAGCCGAGTCCTAAGTCGAGTCCGAGAGCCGTACGGAGCGGCCGCCGCCCGCCCCGAGGACCCCGCCCGGAATCGAGGGTGGGGCCCCAGAGGGAGGGGTGGGGTCCCGGTCGCCGATCTGATCGCCCCCGGCGCCCCCGTCAAGGCCGCCGACCACCCACACGCGCCCGGTCCCGCCGGCCCGGAGATCAGGCCGACGGGTGTCCCACCCGGCCCGCCCGGCCGGTGCGCTGCGTGCCGCGCCGCCGGCCCCGGGCCGGGACCGGCTCCGCCCAGCGCATGCCGAGCGCGTCCAGCTCCGCCACCCGCTCCGGGGTGAGCCGGTCGGCCCGGCTGCGGGCGTTGGCGATCCAGGCGCCGAGCCCGTACGCGACCCCGTCGACCGTCTCCACGTGCGTACGCGGCACCCGCAGGTGCCCCTCGCGCGCGTGGAAGCGGCGCGCGGCGGTCAGGTTCGCCGCCCACTTGTCCGGGTGCGGGACCCGCCGGCGCGGCCGCTCCTCGGCGCTCGCGGGGCCGATGTCCAGCACGTGCCGGAGCATCCACTGCTGGGCCATCGCCAGCCCGTCCCAGCCGAGCCGCTGCGCCTGCACCCATGCCCCGAGGTCCTCGCCCTGCACCACGCGCTCGCCGGGGGCGTGCGGTACCGGCTCGCCCGCCTGCGCGTGCGCCCGTACCAGCCGGAAGCAGCGCTGCCAGGAGATCGGCCAGTCCGGGCACCAGGCCGCGTCGATCTCCTCCAGGGCCCGGCGCCGGTCCTCGGACAGGGCGCCCGTGGCCTGCGGGTCCCGGCGGGCCGCCGCCCGGTTGTTCTTCAGCCACACGCCCAGCGGGTAGCCGTGCCAGGTGGCGTCCAGCGGGGCCAGCAGGTGCCCGTGCTCCGCCGCCCAGCCCCGCGCGGCGGCGAGTCCCTCTTCGAACGCCACGTCGAAGTGCGACCAGACCATCCCCAGCGCGTCGAGCCGGGCGATCCGCTCCTTCGACAGCCGGCCCTGCTTGTGCGCGCGGCGGGCGTCGGCGATCCACTGGCCCAGCGGGAACCCGGCCAGCGGCGCCGGCCAGCCCGCCGTCGCCTCCTGCGTACCCGCCGTTTCCTCCGTACCCGCCTCCAGGGCCGCACCCGCCTCCGCTGCCACGCCCGCCTCCGCCACCGTGCCCGACTCCGGGGCCGTACCGGCGGGCACCTCCCCTGCCGCCTCCGCTGCCACGCCCGCCTCCGGCGCGCGGAAGCCGAACGGCACCCGCAGGTCGCCGTTCCGGCGCGCGTACGCGGCGGCCGCCGCCAGCCCGCGGTTCCAGTGCGTGCTCTCGGGGCTGAGGATGCGCATGCTGATGAAGGCGGCCAAGACCGCCGGGTCCCGCGGCACCGAGAACTTCAGCAGCTCGCGCGCCGGGCCGCTCAGCCCGCGGCCCGCCGCCTCGCCCCGCCCGCGGCCGGTCGGCTG
It contains:
- a CDS encoding GNAT family N-acetyltransferase, with amino-acid sequence MAAVQDGRGGADASAGDAGGVAAEDGVRVGGTGAVLVRLTAGHAEALLAFERENRTYFAASVPDRGDAYFTEFTDRHRALLAEQAAGLCHFHLLLARDGAVLGRVNLVDAEAGSAELGYRIAERATGRGLATAAVEAVSRLARTAYGLSELTAVTTTDNRASDAVLRRTGFRPVGPVDLGGLPGTRYVRSLGPRDGSPTQHADAELQLPGVEH